Proteins encoded by one window of Ptiloglossa arizonensis isolate GNS036 unplaced genomic scaffold, iyPtiAriz1_principal scaffold0969, whole genome shotgun sequence:
- the LOC143154682 gene encoding NADH-ubiquinone oxidoreductase chain 5-like, translating to MTAPTPISSLVHSSTLVTAGVYLLIRYRKIIIINNINFYLTLISRLTILIAGLIANFEYDLKKIIAFSTLRQLGFILIILRLGYRELAFFHLVVHALFKSNIFICAGDFIHRIIGNQDIRKYGGLVKIFPLKRIIIIICLLNLAGFPFRSGFYSKDIFLEYFFAEKYNLIIIMIVYISTFLTICYRIRLIK from the coding sequence ATGACTGCGCCTACTCctatttcttctttagttcattcttcgaCTTTGGTTACAgcaggagtttatttattaattcggtatagaaaaataattataattaataatataaatttttatttgacaTTAATTTCTAGATTAACTATATTAATAGCGggattaatagcaaattttgaataTGATCTTAAAAagattattgctttttctactttaagacaattaggatttatattaataattttaaggtTAGGGTATCGAGAGTTAGCTTTTTTTCATTTGGTTgttcatgctttatttaaatcaaatatatttatatgtgcaggagATTTTATTCatagaataataggaaatcaagatattcGAAAGTATGGAgggttagttaaaatttttcctttaaaaagaataattataattatatgtttATTGAATTTAGCAGGATTTCCTTTTAgatctggattttattctaaggacatatttttagaatattttttcgcagaaaaatataatttaattataataatgattgtttatatttctacatttttgaCTATTTGTTATAGAATCCGATTAATTAAGTGA